In one window of Gemmatimonadaceae bacterium DNA:
- a CDS encoding methyl-accepting chemotaxis protein, producing the protein MTASLSPSSSTTSSLRAATGVPFRIKMAGISAAAVIVTLAVVLIPVYVLSKDLLTQVLGEQVSAVTRSTSVALSGDSLDRIAEHGGQNTNAYRLTRTMLQRMWLANGGSLTDLVNGVAIVRVDTARRFRYLVHSTWQPGQAQFIATWQPPSGLLDSLRAGRGGVTEIYDAGGTKVLTAAAPVRRADGTLAGFVITTLGASALFFNVSRQLQSYIAFPLVAFAIAVIFAYWGAARLTGGIIAIAEHADAVASGTLRHDLEFSSGDEVGALADSFRRMSTSLRALLLEIETGASEVAATAEQLAAGAQQMTASTDQVAGAAHSIAQSATVQTKGINTAVDASTRVADRAFAVAGHARSAQSAADVVARSARRGVSAAEQALESMSAIARVTKDAVPAVNELGEKSQRIGKITDAIGAIARQTNLLALNAAIEASRAGEHGKGFAVVADEVRKLAGESARALDTIRKLATEIRNAAIRTEEHIGQVSDRVAEGESVIRASSVALGQISREIEASRSAVDLIVASADAQREEAAALAKEIESIAVVAEQNAATSQEVSAVVQQQTASMTAVASSSQHLAAIAERLKGSMTQFNL; encoded by the coding sequence CGCCTCGCTCTCACCGTCCTCGAGCACCACTTCCTCGCTGCGCGCCGCGACCGGAGTGCCGTTTCGGATCAAGATGGCCGGGATCAGCGCGGCGGCGGTGATTGTCACGCTCGCGGTCGTTCTCATTCCGGTCTACGTGCTCAGCAAAGACTTGCTGACACAGGTTCTCGGCGAGCAGGTGAGCGCAGTCACGCGCAGTACCAGCGTTGCCTTGTCGGGCGACTCACTCGACCGGATCGCCGAGCACGGCGGTCAGAACACCAACGCGTATCGCCTCACCCGCACGATGCTCCAACGCATGTGGCTCGCGAACGGCGGGAGCCTCACCGACCTCGTGAACGGCGTCGCAATCGTCCGCGTCGACACCGCGCGCCGCTTCCGCTATCTCGTGCACTCCACGTGGCAGCCGGGCCAGGCGCAGTTCATCGCGACTTGGCAACCACCTTCCGGCCTGCTCGACAGCTTGCGCGCGGGCCGCGGCGGTGTGACCGAGATCTACGACGCCGGCGGCACCAAGGTACTGACCGCGGCCGCGCCGGTGCGTCGAGCCGACGGCACGTTGGCCGGCTTCGTCATCACGACACTCGGCGCCTCGGCGCTCTTCTTCAACGTGTCGCGACAGCTCCAGAGCTACATCGCTTTTCCACTTGTCGCATTCGCCATCGCCGTCATCTTCGCGTACTGGGGCGCCGCACGCCTAACGGGTGGCATCATCGCCATCGCCGAGCATGCGGACGCCGTCGCGTCGGGCACTCTTCGGCACGATCTCGAGTTCTCGTCAGGCGACGAGGTCGGCGCGCTCGCCGACTCCTTCCGTCGCATGAGCACCAGCCTGCGCGCGCTGCTGCTGGAGATCGAGACCGGCGCCTCCGAGGTCGCCGCGACCGCGGAGCAGCTCGCCGCCGGCGCACAGCAGATGACGGCATCGACCGACCAGGTTGCCGGTGCCGCGCACTCCATTGCCCAATCGGCGACGGTGCAGACGAAGGGAATCAACACCGCCGTCGATGCGTCGACACGCGTCGCCGATCGCGCGTTCGCGGTCGCCGGTCACGCGCGCAGCGCGCAGTCCGCCGCGGATGTCGTCGCCCGCTCGGCCCGGCGCGGCGTCTCTGCGGCCGAGCAGGCGCTCGAGAGCATGAGTGCGATTGCTCGCGTGACAAAGGACGCCGTCCCCGCCGTCAACGAGCTCGGTGAGAAATCGCAGCGCATCGGTAAGATCACGGACGCGATTGGCGCCATCGCGCGTCAGACGAACCTGCTCGCACTCAATGCAGCCATCGAAGCGTCGCGCGCGGGCGAACACGGCAAAGGGTTCGCCGTCGTCGCCGACGAAGTGCGCAAGCTCGCCGGGGAGAGCGCACGCGCTCTGGACACGATTCGCAAACTCGCAACCGAGATCAGAAACGCCGCCATCCGCACCGAGGAGCACATCGGTCAGGTGAGTGACCGCGTCGCCGAGGGCGAATCGGTCATCCGCGCGTCATCGGTGGCCCTCGGGCAGATCTCACGTGAGATCGAAGCCAGCCGGAGCGCGGTCGATCTCATCGTTGCTTCGGCCGACGCGCAGCGCGAAGAGGCTGCCGCATTGGCAAAGGAGATCGAGAGCATCGCCGTGGTCGCCGAGCAGAATGCCGCCACGTCGCAGGAGGTGAGCGCCGTCGTCCAACAACAGACGGCGTCGATGACGGCCGTGGCCTCGTCGAGCCAGCACCTCGCCGCGATCGCCGAGCGCCTCAAGGGCTCGATGACCCAATTCAATCTCTGA
- a CDS encoding HD domain-containing phosphohydrolase — protein sequence MSAAAAAVINAPYCLIVDDEERLRQVLMHIMRRDGFRCVEAANGHEALEQLRRYPFSLMLTDLRMPGMDGMELLRHVRNLHADVAIVMITAVPDVQAAVNCLSGGAMDYLTKPFHLEEVRARVSQAMDRRRLILENRHFQERLRVRVEAQASRLEQMFLAGVQALAEALELKDPYTRGHSVRVSQYSSILARTLQLDDEVVRQIELGGHVHDIGKIGVREAVLNKTEKLTDKEYEHIMIHPLVGWRILAPLLGDAPIALNIVRSHHERMDGRGVPDGLSGDAIPLEARIVAVADAIDAMTSGRPYRGNELSLEEALAELRHNAGTQFDEQVVTAVEQAVRSGDLVLLPRNTGQFAAVTGGAKIALV from the coding sequence ATGAGCGCCGCCGCCGCGGCCGTCATCAATGCGCCGTACTGTCTCATCGTCGATGACGAAGAGCGGTTGCGTCAGGTTTTGATGCACATCATGCGCAGAGACGGCTTTCGGTGCGTTGAGGCGGCGAACGGACATGAAGCACTCGAGCAACTGCGTCGCTACCCATTCTCGCTCATGCTCACGGATCTGCGCATGCCGGGGATGGATGGCATGGAGCTTCTGCGCCACGTGCGCAACCTTCATGCAGACGTTGCGATCGTGATGATCACCGCGGTCCCCGACGTGCAAGCAGCCGTCAACTGCTTGTCGGGAGGCGCGATGGACTACCTGACAAAGCCTTTTCATCTCGAGGAAGTACGCGCGCGCGTCTCGCAAGCCATGGATCGACGGCGATTAATTCTCGAAAATCGTCATTTCCAGGAACGGCTGAGGGTTCGCGTCGAAGCGCAGGCGAGCCGCCTCGAGCAGATGTTCCTCGCGGGCGTACAGGCGTTGGCGGAGGCGCTCGAGCTCAAAGATCCGTACACGCGCGGTCATTCGGTCCGCGTTAGTCAATACTCATCGATCCTCGCGCGAACGCTCCAGCTCGACGACGAAGTGGTGCGGCAGATCGAGCTCGGCGGTCACGTGCACGACATCGGGAAGATCGGCGTGCGCGAAGCGGTGTTGAACAAGACCGAGAAGCTCACCGACAAGGAGTACGAGCACATCATGATTCACCCGCTCGTCGGCTGGCGAATTCTCGCCCCGCTGTTAGGCGACGCGCCGATTGCGCTCAACATCGTTCGCTCGCATCACGAGCGAATGGATGGTCGGGGCGTGCCCGATGGGCTCTCGGGCGACGCGATTCCTCTCGAGGCGCGCATCGTTGCCGTCGCGGACGCGATCGATGCGATGACGAGCGGTCGACCCTATCGCGGGAACGAGTTGTCGCTGGAGGAAGCGCTGGCGGAGCTGCGACACAACGCGGGCACACAGTTCGACGAGCAAGTCGTTACGGCGGTCGAACAGGCGGTGCGCAGCGGTGATCTCGTTCTGTTGCCGCGGAATACCGGACAGTTCGCCGCGGTTACAGGTGGAGCGAAAATCGCTCTTGTCTGA
- a CDS encoding PLP-dependent aspartate aminotransferase family protein, protein MTRVFDEDLSPGFGTRAIHAGQRPEPLAGAIMTPVYLTSTYVQDALGEHKGYEYARGKNPTREAFERNVASLEGGRHGFAFASGMGCLDSIMKLFRSGDHIICAENVYGGTFRLFDRVLQHFGLAFSYVDTRDAQRVADAVRPNTRAILVETPTNPLMRITDLTAVGTIALKAGALLIVDNTFSSPYFQRPFQFGADIVYHSTTKYLNGHSDMIGGIAIVTDDELAAKFEFIQNAAGAVAGPFDAWLALRGTKTLHLRMRQHDANGRRIADWLVEQIGPDKVYYAGLPSHPQHELAKRQMTGFGGMISIELGTRERAAHLLGHVKVFSLAESLGGVESLISHPASMTHASVPPEMRAKLGITDGLVRLSCGVEDVEDLLADLQHGFEAIPRAKGGSSREQVAAD, encoded by the coding sequence ATGACTCGCGTCTTCGACGAGGATCTCTCCCCCGGTTTCGGCACGCGCGCCATTCACGCTGGCCAGCGTCCGGAGCCGCTCGCGGGCGCGATCATGACGCCCGTCTACCTCACGTCGACGTACGTGCAGGACGCGTTGGGCGAGCATAAAGGCTATGAGTACGCCCGCGGGAAGAACCCGACGCGGGAGGCATTCGAGCGCAACGTCGCTTCTCTCGAGGGCGGCCGGCACGGCTTCGCATTCGCCAGCGGCATGGGCTGTCTCGATTCGATCATGAAGCTGTTCCGTTCCGGCGACCACATCATCTGCGCTGAGAACGTATATGGCGGGACGTTCCGTCTTTTTGATCGCGTACTTCAGCACTTTGGGCTTGCCTTCAGCTACGTGGACACCCGCGATGCTCAGCGCGTCGCCGATGCGGTACGACCGAACACGCGAGCGATTCTCGTCGAGACTCCGACGAATCCGCTCATGCGCATTACAGATCTGACCGCCGTTGGTACGATCGCGCTGAAGGCTGGTGCACTACTCATCGTCGACAACACGTTTTCCTCGCCCTATTTCCAGCGCCCGTTCCAGTTCGGCGCTGACATCGTGTACCACTCGACGACCAAGTATTTGAATGGGCACAGCGACATGATCGGCGGAATCGCGATCGTCACCGACGATGAGCTCGCTGCCAAGTTCGAGTTCATTCAAAACGCGGCCGGCGCTGTTGCGGGTCCGTTCGACGCCTGGCTCGCACTTCGCGGCACGAAGACGCTGCATCTTCGCATGCGGCAGCACGATGCCAATGGCCGGCGGATCGCGGACTGGCTCGTTGAGCAGATCGGCCCGGACAAGGTCTATTACGCCGGACTACCAAGCCATCCACAGCATGAGCTCGCGAAGCGACAGATGACGGGCTTTGGCGGGATGATCAGCATCGAGCTCGGCACGCGCGAGCGAGCGGCACACCTCCTCGGTCACGTGAAAGTGTTCTCTCTTGCGGAGTCGCTCGGCGGTGTCGAATCTCTGATCAGTCACCCCGCGTCGATGACCCACGCGTCGGTACCACCAGAGATGCGTGCGAAACTCGGTATCACCGATGGTCTCGTTCGTCTTTCTTGCGGTGTCGAAGATGTCGAAGATCTGCTGGCGGATCTGCAACACGGCTTCGAGGCTATCCCTAGAGCGAAGGGCGGTTCGAGCCGCGAGCAGGTCGCTGCCGATTGA
- a CDS encoding M48 family metallopeptidase, translated as MPRVNLTQISSRAWEHPADRAALNTLRAIPGFDEVVRKVAGFFGERGIRQLFLANAVRVSPRQRPRLNQIYTEVLETLDWPTRPQLYVTQTPFVNAGAVGFDDPFIIMNSGTIDTLNEEEQRFILAHELGHIMSGHVTYVTIAIILLNFGVRNLPFLAGMALLPIELALFEWYRKSELSCDRAGLLGVQDLNIAMGTFMRLAGGKPGNDEVSLEEFMTQAEEYETGGGAWDTVLKLLNTAFRSHPFNTVRASELLRWQRSGQYDKIIAGDYLRRGDEGSQPLSEDYVDAAGYYGAKTRETFQQFGDAFSRARDAFNNAWKSNK; from the coding sequence ATGCCTCGCGTCAACCTCACGCAAATCTCCTCGCGCGCCTGGGAGCATCCGGCCGACCGCGCCGCGCTCAACACCCTCCGGGCCATCCCCGGCTTCGACGAAGTCGTGCGCAAGGTCGCTGGCTTCTTCGGTGAACGCGGCATCCGACAACTCTTTCTCGCGAATGCCGTGCGAGTGAGCCCGCGGCAGCGACCGCGTCTGAATCAGATCTACACCGAGGTGCTCGAGACCCTCGATTGGCCGACGCGGCCACAACTCTATGTCACGCAGACGCCCTTCGTGAATGCCGGCGCCGTCGGCTTCGATGACCCGTTCATCATCATGAATTCGGGGACTATCGACACGCTCAATGAAGAAGAGCAGCGTTTCATACTCGCTCACGAGCTCGGGCACATCATGAGCGGCCATGTCACATACGTGACGATCGCGATCATCCTCCTCAATTTCGGCGTGCGCAACTTGCCGTTCCTCGCGGGCATGGCGCTGCTGCCGATCGAGCTCGCGCTCTTCGAGTGGTACCGCAAGAGTGAGCTGTCCTGCGACCGCGCGGGTTTGCTTGGGGTGCAGGACCTCAACATCGCGATGGGCACGTTTATGAGGCTCGCCGGTGGCAAACCAGGCAACGATGAGGTGAGCCTCGAGGAGTTCATGACGCAAGCGGAAGAATACGAGACTGGCGGGGGCGCATGGGACACGGTGCTAAAGTTGCTCAACACCGCCTTCCGTTCGCATCCGTTCAACACGGTGCGGGCGTCCGAGCTGCTCAGGTGGCAACGCAGCGGGCAGTACGACAAGATCATCGCCGGCGATTATCTGCGCCGTGGCGACGAAGGGAGCCAGCCGCTGAGCGAAGATTACGTCGACGCCGCGGGCTACTACGGCGCCAAGACGCGCGAGACCTTCCAGCAATTCGGTGACGCATTCAGTCGCGCCCGCGACGCATTCAACAACGCCTGGAAGTCGAATAAGTGA
- the purD gene encoding phosphoribosylamine--glycine ligase — MKVLIVGGGGREHALAWAFKRDNPALTLYAAPGNPGIAKLATCLPIPTSEFDDLVRFARQENVTLTVVGPEAPLAGGIVDRFRAEGLSIFGPTRQAAQIETSKAFSKQLMLDAGVPTARALTCTDVARARGAARELGAPVVIKASGLAAGKGVIVCETIEEADRAIDEMLVQRTFGIAGSELLVEEFMQGEEISVFAITNGEWLVPMVPAQDHKRLLAGDHGPNTGGMGAYAPVTALRGEAQREIVDTILRPTLDALRSRGVRFTGLLYGGLMLTPDGPKVVEFNCRFGDPETQAILPVTSSEGSLVEIMLAAATDSEAPDEDLLSFANGHAVTTVIASAGYPDQPRIGDAISMPRAPEGAIVFHAGTKQGSDGALVTNGGRVLAVTGHATTFEEAQRISREYASRVEFEGMQFRDDIGWRELARLTAAGHAGAT; from the coding sequence GTGAAAGTTCTGATTGTCGGGGGCGGCGGTCGCGAGCATGCTCTGGCGTGGGCCTTCAAGAGAGACAACCCAGCACTTACGCTCTACGCCGCCCCCGGCAATCCAGGCATCGCCAAACTGGCGACATGCCTCCCCATCCCCACGAGCGAGTTCGACGATCTCGTTAGGTTCGCGCGACAGGAAAACGTCACGCTCACCGTCGTCGGACCGGAAGCGCCACTGGCTGGCGGTATCGTCGACCGATTCCGCGCGGAAGGGCTGTCGATTTTCGGTCCGACTCGTCAGGCGGCGCAGATCGAGACCTCGAAGGCGTTCAGCAAGCAGCTGATGCTCGATGCGGGCGTCCCCACGGCACGCGCACTCACGTGTACCGATGTTGCTCGCGCGCGCGGTGCGGCGCGCGAGTTGGGCGCGCCCGTTGTGATCAAGGCCTCAGGACTGGCCGCTGGGAAAGGCGTTATCGTCTGCGAAACAATCGAGGAAGCTGACCGCGCCATCGACGAGATGCTGGTGCAACGCACATTCGGCATCGCGGGGAGCGAGCTCCTCGTCGAGGAATTCATGCAGGGCGAGGAGATCTCCGTCTTCGCGATCACGAATGGCGAGTGGCTCGTGCCCATGGTCCCGGCGCAGGACCACAAGCGTCTGCTCGCTGGCGATCATGGCCCCAACACCGGCGGTATGGGTGCGTACGCGCCCGTGACAGCCCTCCGCGGCGAAGCTCAGCGCGAAATCGTCGACACGATCCTACGTCCGACGCTCGACGCGTTGCGGTCGCGCGGAGTGCGATTCACTGGATTGCTGTACGGCGGCTTGATGCTCACGCCCGATGGCCCGAAGGTCGTCGAGTTCAACTGTAGATTTGGTGATCCCGAGACACAGGCCATTCTGCCGGTGACTTCCTCGGAAGGATCACTCGTCGAGATCATGCTCGCCGCAGCGACGGATAGCGAGGCGCCTGACGAGGATCTGCTGAGCTTCGCTAACGGCCATGCCGTCACCACCGTCATCGCAAGCGCCGGCTACCCTGACCAACCGCGTATCGGCGATGCGATCTCGATGCCACGAGCTCCTGAAGGCGCGATCGTCTTCCACGCGGGCACAAAACAGGGATCAGACGGCGCGCTTGTGACCAACGGCGGCCGAGTCCTCGCCGTCACGGGACACGCGACCACGTTCGAAGAGGCACAGCGAATCAGTCGCGAGTATGCCTCACGAGTAGAGTTCGAAGGCATGCAATTCCGGGACGACATTGGGTGGCGCGAGCTCGCGCGTTTGACGGCGGCGGGCCATGCCGGAGCTACCTGA
- the mutM gene encoding bifunctional DNA-formamidopyrimidine glycosylase/DNA-(apurinic or apyrimidinic site) lyase — protein sequence MPELPETETIARDLDRDVSGARITGVVVKKADVLREVSARELAKRLTGTSITRGWRRAKLVVLDLSSGDHLVVQPRFTGALLIDAGNLPDREKKYSTVEFELHDGRSLHYRDIRRLGTVALMRHARFERYSSALGIEPLDPAFTAEHLSVLLRGSRQAVKKVLMDQREVVGIGNIYANEALWRAGIDPSRAANRLIPEEAARLHSGIVDVLTESIAARGTSFRDYRDASGERGGFVERLAVYGRAGEPCPRCAARLVGTHAIDGRMTVLCARCQS from the coding sequence ATGCCGGAGCTACCTGAGACCGAAACGATCGCGCGCGATCTCGATCGTGACGTGAGCGGCGCCCGGATCACCGGTGTCGTCGTCAAGAAAGCGGATGTGCTCCGTGAAGTCTCGGCGCGGGAACTGGCCAAGCGTCTCACTGGCACAAGTATCACGCGTGGCTGGCGTCGCGCGAAGCTCGTCGTGCTCGACCTCTCCTCGGGTGATCACCTCGTCGTGCAGCCGCGGTTCACCGGCGCCCTGCTGATCGACGCGGGCAATCTTCCAGATCGCGAGAAGAAATATTCCACCGTCGAGTTCGAGCTCCACGACGGCCGCTCTCTTCACTACCGCGACATCCGTAGGCTCGGCACCGTCGCACTCATGCGCCACGCTCGATTCGAGCGCTACTCGTCCGCGCTCGGCATCGAACCACTTGACCCGGCGTTCACGGCCGAGCATCTATCGGTCCTTCTTCGGGGATCTCGACAGGCCGTAAAGAAGGTCCTGATGGATCAGCGCGAGGTGGTGGGCATCGGAAACATCTACGCGAACGAAGCATTGTGGCGTGCGGGAATCGATCCATCGCGCGCCGCGAACCGCCTCATCCCCGAGGAGGCCGCTCGTCTCCACTCCGGCATCGTGGACGTCCTCACCGAGTCGATCGCGGCGCGCGGCACCAGTTTCCGTGACTACCGTGACGCGAGCGGCGAGCGCGGTGGGTTCGTCGAGCGCCTCGCCGTGTACGGCCGCGCCGGTGAGCCGTGTCCTCGCTGCGCTGCCCGGCTGGTCGGCACGCATGCTATCGATGGACGGATGACCGTGCTGTGCGCCCGCTGCCAAAGTTAG
- a CDS encoding UvrB/UvrC motif-containing protein yields MQDDVRGRAENRPGVYRMLTAGGEVVYVGKSKQLRTRLLSYFRCAFPEEKGARILREADRIEWDYTPSEFAALLEELRQIKRLRPRFNVAMKRDGRNFCFLKLTKGSAPKFLVVRGPSNDDASIYYGPFQGAQRVGDAVRELNDVLGLRDCANDQGMHFADQPELFSIFPRTPGCIRFEVKKCVGPCVGGCTARQYQERVKLARAFLDGDDDGPIETLRVEMEGASERLEFERAASLRDKLHRLESLKEQFFRLKFAVETLSFVYPVPGHDGADRLYLIRRGRVRAEMDLPRSGDDQARLTSLVEQVFSPAERQTSQVPTHEIDELLLLSSWFRRFPAELKRTRAPSLGLSSALRRLVRTAARSGSDPRSDDGNDVAADHSRAVHQPAPVAGLSRL; encoded by the coding sequence ATGCAGGACGACGTGCGCGGCCGCGCCGAGAACCGGCCGGGAGTTTATCGAATGCTCACGGCGGGCGGCGAGGTCGTGTACGTCGGTAAGTCGAAGCAGCTGCGAACGCGTCTCCTCAGCTATTTTCGCTGCGCCTTCCCCGAGGAGAAAGGCGCGCGCATTCTGCGCGAGGCCGATCGCATCGAGTGGGACTACACGCCGAGCGAGTTCGCGGCGTTGCTCGAGGAGCTGCGACAGATCAAGCGCCTGCGTCCACGATTCAACGTGGCGATGAAGCGCGATGGGCGGAACTTCTGCTTTCTCAAGCTCACCAAGGGATCGGCGCCGAAATTTCTGGTTGTTCGCGGGCCGAGCAACGACGATGCATCGATCTATTACGGGCCGTTCCAGGGTGCGCAACGCGTTGGCGACGCCGTTCGTGAGCTGAACGACGTGCTCGGATTGCGCGATTGCGCAAACGATCAGGGGATGCACTTCGCCGATCAACCGGAATTGTTCAGCATCTTTCCGCGGACGCCCGGCTGCATTCGCTTCGAGGTGAAGAAGTGTGTCGGTCCCTGCGTCGGCGGTTGTACCGCACGGCAGTATCAGGAACGCGTGAAATTGGCGCGCGCGTTTCTGGACGGCGATGACGACGGGCCGATCGAAACGTTGCGCGTGGAGATGGAAGGAGCGAGCGAGCGGCTGGAATTCGAGCGCGCCGCGTCACTGCGCGATAAGCTCCATCGGCTCGAGTCGCTCAAGGAACAATTTTTTCGACTGAAATTTGCCGTCGAGACGCTCTCGTTCGTCTATCCAGTACCAGGGCATGACGGTGCAGATCGCCTGTATCTGATTCGTCGCGGGCGCGTGCGCGCGGAGATGGACTTACCGCGGTCCGGCGACGATCAGGCACGACTGACGTCTCTCGTAGAGCAGGTCTTTTCGCCCGCCGAGCGCCAGACGTCACAGGTCCCGACTCACGAGATCGATGAGTTGCTGCTCCTGTCGAGTTGGTTTCGCCGATTTCCGGCGGAATTGAAGCGAACGCGCGCACCGTCCCTTGGCCTGTCTTCTGCATTGCGTCGTCTCGTACGAACCGCCGCGCGCAGCGGCAGCGACCCTCGGAGCGACGATGGCAACGACGTGGCAGCCGATCACTCTCGTGCAGTGCATCAGCCTGCGCCCGTGGCTGGTCTATCCAGGCTCTGA
- a CDS encoding metallophosphoesterase family protein, producing MDEGTHHIGLISDTHGLVRPDVFSALDGVELILHAGDVGDGVLAELSAIAPVDAVYGNTDPTDDPRLRQSIERMIAGVRVHVSHGHELGSPTPERLLAKYDADVIVYGHTHQQKIVDLGGRLVVNPGAAGQRRFRLMPSVGVLTIARGVASVRIIDLRVD from the coding sequence GTGGACGAGGGCACTCACCACATCGGCTTGATCTCGGACACGCACGGGCTCGTTAGGCCGGATGTGTTCAGTGCGCTCGATGGCGTCGAGTTGATCCTGCACGCCGGTGATGTTGGCGATGGCGTGCTCGCAGAGCTCAGCGCGATCGCACCGGTCGACGCAGTGTATGGGAACACTGATCCGACCGACGACCCGCGGCTGCGTCAGTCGATCGAGCGGATGATTGCCGGTGTTCGGGTGCATGTCAGCCATGGTCACGAGCTGGGCAGCCCGACGCCGGAGCGCCTGTTAGCGAAGTATGACGCCGACGTGATCGTCTATGGACACACGCACCAGCAGAAGATCGTCGATTTGGGTGGACGATTAGTCGTGAATCCGGGGGCGGCTGGACAACGCCGATTCAGGCTGATGCCGAGCGTGGGTGTGCTCACTATCGCTCGCGGTGTAGCGAGCGTGCGGATCATCGACCTGCGAGTTGATTAG
- a CDS encoding flavin prenyltransferase UbiX encodes MAAECPIVFAITGASGAPYAIRLLEQLIRARRAVQLVISSHGLRLLETECGVKSADQLRARAGASGWDEHVTLFDDADRGAAPASGSALNAGMVICPCSMGTLSAISVGASRSLVERAADVALKERRPLVLVPRESPLNAIHLENMLRVTRAGAVVLPASPGFYHRPTTIDELVDFVVARVLDHLGVEHELVRRWGEGGTESARPPRRRR; translated from the coding sequence ATGGCAGCCGAGTGCCCGATCGTGTTTGCGATCACCGGGGCGTCCGGCGCGCCGTACGCCATTCGGCTGCTGGAACAGCTCATCAGGGCTCGACGTGCCGTGCAGCTCGTGATCTCGAGTCACGGGTTGCGCCTGCTCGAGACCGAATGCGGAGTGAAGTCAGCGGACCAGCTTCGCGCGCGCGCGGGCGCGAGTGGCTGGGATGAGCACGTAACGCTCTTCGATGATGCCGATCGCGGCGCGGCGCCCGCGTCGGGCTCGGCGCTCAATGCAGGAATGGTGATCTGTCCGTGTTCGATGGGAACGTTGTCGGCGATCAGCGTCGGTGCGTCGCGGTCATTGGTCGAGCGTGCGGCTGACGTCGCGCTCAAAGAACGTCGACCGTTGGTGCTCGTACCGCGCGAATCACCGCTCAACGCGATCCACCTCGAGAACATGCTGCGCGTGACCCGTGCCGGGGCGGTGGTGCTGCCGGCCTCACCGGGTTTCTATCACCGTCCGACGACGATCGACGAGTTAGTCGATTTCGTCGTCGCACGTGTACTCGATCATCTCGGTGTGGAGCACGAGCTGGTGCGACGGTGGGGCGAGGGCGGAACGGAGAGCGCTCGACCACCACGCCGTCGACGCTAG